TCCTTTGATTTTTCTCAGCCCTGGAGACTCGGCCAGCTTGCCGCTGCTCTGCAACCGCCGCTTGCCGACCCGCTGGACTTGCGACTCATGATGTCCCTGTTTGATTTGTCTGAATGCCAGAAGCACTGGGAACGTCGTGCTGTCGTCCTTGTCAACGTTCCGGGACGCGAGCAGCCTGTTGAGGTTCCCAGGAAACTTGCAACTCATCTCCTCATGTCCTTGCTCATCTCTCGCGCCTACAGTGCCAACGCAAGCCCGGATTTGCTTTGCCGCAGAGACCAGGATCTTGCGTCTGGACACGACGTCTCTTGCCGCCGACTGAAGAACGTCATCAAAATGCGGAAAATTGTGCAGTCGATGTTTGACAGCGTTTACGCAGACAACTTGCAGGCAGCTCAGGCGACGGCCGAGGAGTTCGATGGAGAGTGGAGCACTGCCATCGCTGATAATGTTTTGATTCAGAGACTAAACGATTCCGTGCTTGGCAACGCCTTCGCCGACGCCTATGCAAGTACGTCTGAAAACAAGCTGACAAAATGCGTTCCAAAACAGCTCTTGCTACGTCAGGCCTTCGCTTCGCTTGCTACATTGACCTAGAAGGGGGGTACCACACGAAACGTGGTCACCCATTTTCTTTTTGAGATGTTACTTCAGCAGCTTCATAGAGTCAGCCGACTTGacgttttcctcgcctttcgaCTGATTCAGTATGAAAGTGTTTTTTGTCCGTTTTCAGCGACAGCCACACTTGTTTCTGGATGTGATCACGCTCTGTTTGCAGTCCTGCAGGACAAAATCGGGGGAAGAGGCGCGCGTATGTTCCGATTCCTCCTTCGGCTGAAACTGACAAAATTTCTTAGCTGGTACATTCAGAGACTCATCACCAAATTGGCCACGGCTTCTCGGTCTGAAGATGCCGCTGCCGCTTTGTCTCCTGGGGGTCCCTTTCCCGTGGAAGTATTGGACACAACGGCGACAGCTGATGCTGCTCACCTCGCGTGCGGTGGTTTCGAGAACTGGGTGCAAGATTTTGGCAAGGAACTTACCGCCCTAGTTCTGAAGCGACTCGCgccaagcagaagaaggggCACTGCTTTCCTCGAGCGAGAAAGCTCCGTTGAGACGGAACCGGCAGCAGAGGCAGCCGAGGCCGAGGGCTCAGACAGCGAAACGGCTGTCGGTTCTCCCGCTGCGACGCCCAGTTCGTTTCTCGGTGTCCGAGAAGGGCAATCAGAGCCATCTGGGGCGGAACCTCCGGAATCCACCAGAATACCCATCACCAATTTTCTGGGATCCGGAATCATCGGTGCAGACAAGGTCATTTTCTCCTCCAGGATTCGGCGTTCGATTGCCGACCTTGTGACGGTTCTCGTTTCCACCACGCTCGCCGCAGATGCCACGCTGCATTTATGGTTCCCTGCCACCTTGAACTCTCAGCCGTATACAACCGGAGAAAAGCCCTCTGATCAATAACGTTGAGGGCCGCGTTTCGCCTGGGTTCAGGAAGCATCTTCCGCGAGTTCTCGCCCCCATGCATTCGCTCGGGCACACTCCGTGGTCCCGTGAGCACGCGACTGCAGAGCCGGGGAGTTTGTCAAATCGGCATCGAatgttctcttctcgcatTTGTGAACAGTGCCACATTTTCCAGAGTCTGACTCACGGGACAGCAGCGGCTTGCGTTAAGCTGATCGTGACCTCGATGGGGTTATCAGAGGAGTCAGTTTGT
This window of the Toxoplasma gondii ME49 chromosome VI, whole genome shotgun sequence genome carries:
- a CDS encoding hypothetical protein (encoded by transcript TGME49_243382) encodes the protein MGNEDLTFRKVLSASLSIRFLYSTVAELDIEKFSTWIKNAVKKSPITPGAYSILDDAMNRSCVATELTHRLKDCPLKAVKKKPWRLGQLAAALQPPLADPLDLRLMMSLFDLSECQKHWERRAVVLVNVPGREQPVEVPRKLATHLLMSLLISRAYSANASPDLLCRRDQDLASGHDVSCRRLKNVIKMRKIVQSMFDSVYADNLQAAQATAEEFDGEWSTAIADNVLIQRLNDSVLGNAFADAYAILQDKIGGRGARMFRFLLRLKLTKFLSWYIQRLITKLATASRSEDAAAALSPGGPFPVEVLDTTATADAAHLACGGFENWVQDFGKELTALVLKRLAPSRRRGTAFLERESSVETEPAAEAAEAEGSDSETAVGSPAATPSSFLGVREGQSEPSGAEPPESTRIPITNFLGSGIIGADKVIFSSRIRRSIADLVTVLVSTTLAADATLHLWFPATLNSQPYTTGEKPSDQ